A genomic segment from Bartonella ancashensis encodes:
- the argH gene encoding argininosuccinate lyase: MSDSKLNNKMWGGRFVTGPAEIMEEINASIDFDKKLYSQDIDGSLSHAAMLAQTGIILQSDYEKIVHGLQIIRQEIEDGTFAFSRRLEDIHMNIEARLGELIGPAAGRLHTARSRNDQVAVDFRLWAREATQRIMQALKGLIDQFLIRAEQHADTLMPGFTHLQTAQPVTFGHHMMAYVEMFGRDLSRMRDALERMNESPLGAAALAGTSFPIDRFMTAETLGFREPMRNSIDSVSDRDFALEVLSAGAICAMHLSRLAEEIVLWSSVQFHFIRLSDSFSTGSSIMPQKRNPDAAELIRAKAGRLNAALIGLLTVMKGLPLAYSKDMQEDKEYVFDGIANLELSLAAMTGIIGDLEVNQDAMKKAADSGYAIATDLADWLVRELGLAFREAHHITGKAVALAEQKQCSLHDLSLVELQTLCPDINAAIFDVLTVEKSVESRNSFGGTAPLEVLRQVAYWKNYLTTV; this comes from the coding sequence ATGTCGGATAGCAAATTAAACAATAAAATGTGGGGTGGTCGTTTTGTTACAGGGCCTGCTGAAATTATGGAAGAAATTAATGCTTCGATTGATTTTGACAAAAAACTTTACAGTCAAGACATTGATGGCTCACTATCACACGCGGCGATGTTAGCGCAAACGGGAATAATTTTGCAATCTGATTATGAAAAAATAGTTCATGGCTTGCAAATTATTCGTCAAGAAATAGAAGATGGCACGTTTGCTTTTTCAAGAAGACTTGAAGATATTCATATGAATATTGAGGCGCGGCTTGGTGAGTTAATTGGCCCTGCAGCAGGGCGTTTACACACTGCACGTTCACGTAATGATCAGGTTGCTGTTGATTTTCGTTTATGGGCGCGCGAAGCAACACAGAGAATAATGCAAGCTTTGAAAGGATTGATAGACCAATTTCTTATTCGTGCTGAACAACATGCCGATACATTGATGCCAGGCTTTACACACTTACAAACAGCGCAACCAGTTACATTTGGCCATCACATGATGGCTTATGTTGAAATGTTCGGTCGGGATTTATCACGTATGCGTGATGCGCTTGAACGAATGAATGAATCACCTCTCGGGGCTGCTGCTTTAGCAGGAACAAGCTTTCCAATTGATCGTTTTATGACAGCAGAAACTCTGGGTTTTCGAGAACCTATGCGTAATTCAATAGATAGTGTTTCAGATCGTGATTTTGCTTTGGAAGTTTTAAGTGCGGGAGCTATTTGCGCTATGCATCTTTCACGCTTAGCAGAGGAAATTGTTCTTTGGTCAAGTGTGCAATTTCACTTTATTCGTTTATCAGATTCCTTTTCAACAGGTTCTTCTATTATGCCACAAAAAAGAAATCCTGATGCGGCTGAGCTTATACGCGCTAAGGCTGGGCGGTTAAATGCCGCATTAATTGGGCTTTTGACTGTGATGAAGGGTTTACCTCTTGCTTACTCAAAGGATATGCAGGAAGACAAAGAGTATGTGTTTGATGGAATTGCGAATTTAGAATTATCATTAGCTGCAATGACAGGGATCATTGGTGATCTTGAGGTGAATCAAGACGCGATGAAGAAAGCTGCAGATTCTGGCTATGCTATAGCTACTGATTTAGCTGATTGGCTTGTGCGTGAATTGGGGCTTGCCTTTCGTGAAGCACACCATATCACAGGGAAAGCTGTAGCTTTAGCAGAGCAAAAGCAATGCAGCCTCCATGATTTATCATTGGTTGAACTTCAAACTTTATGTCCAGATATAAATGCAGCTATTTTTGATGTTTTGACAGTTGAAAAGTCTGTTGAAAGTCGCAATAGTTTTGGCGGAACTGCTCCCTTGGAAGTCCTACGCCAAGTTGCGTATTGGAAAAACTATTTGACGACTGTTTAA
- the holA gene encoding DNA polymerase III subunit delta, whose product MAQKKAHEVECFLTHFSRSFPVVLVYGPDRGLVCERVQCFIKLTQIAVDDPFSTVRLDASEIEKDPARLSNEVRTLSLFGNDRLVWISNAANQKTLIAELKSLMTDIPERSFILIEAGDLKKGTGLRNIIETAPVAMALPCYSDDIRSLDALIDDVLDDFKMTLSLEARKMLRENLGGDRLVSRSELEKLCLYASEKGHIVLEDVKKVVSNVSAFSYDEVIDAILLGDVVGFDAHFRRAAMQDAVFFVLTAAQRHFQQLQLLRYQVEIEKKQFLKLFLKHDHQYFFSAKKRSKKALKYWELEQISHAMVKIQDAILESRQNSLLGEAIVGQILLELTAMVQHRLPS is encoded by the coding sequence TTGGCTCAGAAAAAGGCACATGAAGTTGAGTGTTTTCTAACGCATTTTTCGCGTTCCTTTCCGGTTGTTTTAGTTTACGGTCCTGATCGTGGTCTTGTATGCGAGCGCGTGCAGTGTTTCATCAAGCTCACGCAAATAGCTGTGGATGATCCTTTCTCAACGGTTCGTCTTGATGCTTCTGAGATTGAAAAAGATCCTGCGCGATTAAGCAATGAGGTACGTACATTATCACTTTTTGGTAATGATCGTTTGGTATGGATTTCAAATGCCGCTAATCAAAAGACTCTCATTGCAGAGCTGAAGTCTTTAATGACGGATATACCAGAAAGAAGTTTTATTTTAATTGAAGCAGGTGATTTAAAAAAGGGAACGGGACTGCGCAATATTATTGAAACAGCACCAGTTGCAATGGCTTTGCCCTGTTATTCCGATGATATTCGTTCTTTAGATGCTCTTATTGATGATGTTTTAGATGATTTTAAGATGACTCTTTCTTTGGAAGCACGCAAAATGTTACGTGAAAATTTAGGAGGAGATCGTCTTGTTTCACGGAGTGAATTGGAAAAATTGTGCCTTTATGCTTCGGAGAAAGGGCATATTGTTCTCGAGGATGTCAAAAAGGTGGTGAGTAATGTCAGCGCTTTTTCTTACGATGAAGTGATTGATGCTATTTTACTGGGTGATGTAGTTGGTTTTGATGCTCATTTTCGGCGTGCTGCTATGCAGGATGCAGTTTTTTTTGTTTTGACTGCCGCACAAAGGCATTTTCAGCAATTGCAACTTTTGCGTTATCAAGTAGAAATTGAAAAAAAACAATTTCTGAAGTTATTTCTCAAGCACGACCACCAATATTTTTTCAGCGCAAAAAAACGATCGAAAAAAGCCTTAAAATATTGGGAACTTGAGCAGATTTCCCATGCTATGGTAAAAATTCAAGATGCTATTTTAGAGAGTCGTCAAAATTCACTTTTAGGTGAAGCAATTGTTGGTCAAATTTTATTAGAGTTGACTGCTATGGTACAGCATAGGTTACCATCTTGA
- a CDS encoding YaiI/YqxD family protein has product MSKKPEIIMLIDADSCPVKSEIYRVMNRYQLKTFMVSNCFLFLPDDPLLERVVVSKDPNCADDWIVDHVHEASVVVTSDIPLAARAVQAGGKCLSPAGRIFDVHSIGHALAIRNLMEDLREQGSMMGGPRPFCSKDRSAFLSALDVTIQRLKRCGY; this is encoded by the coding sequence ATGTCGAAGAAACCTGAAATTATTATGTTAATAGATGCGGATTCTTGCCCTGTAAAATCCGAAATTTATCGTGTTATGAATCGTTATCAACTCAAAACATTTATGGTGTCGAATTGTTTTTTATTTCTTCCAGATGATCCACTTCTTGAAAGAGTGGTTGTTTCTAAGGATCCTAATTGTGCGGATGATTGGATTGTTGATCATGTTCATGAAGCTAGTGTTGTTGTTACAAGTGATATTCCGCTAGCCGCGCGAGCTGTACAAGCAGGAGGAAAATGCCTTTCTCCTGCAGGGCGTATTTTTGATGTTCACTCAATTGGCCATGCTTTAGCGATACGCAATTTAATGGAGGATTTACGGGAACAGGGTAGTATGATGGGAGGGCCACGGCCCTTTTGTAGCAAGGATCGTTCTGCTTTTTTGTCGGCATTGGATGTTACGATACAGCGTTTGAAAAGATGTGGCTATTAA
- a CDS encoding TlpA disulfide reductase family protein, with protein sequence MILKFFTDYKNKKIRLFIATLIIAPALYAIINNDSKKSTSLPNFISEEKAQKPNPNKIKIDEITAAKKAAKGFFSNLRFADNFYDATQLSFKDSQEKDHTLSEFTGKPMLVNIWAIWCMPCRAEMPELAQLQREMGGDNFDVIAINIDHSAPFEKIQNFLRDVNADNLIYYRDKTTNILKILRKQGLAFGLPVTLLLNKDGHLIASFNGAAPWANDDAKALIRAVIEKTL encoded by the coding sequence ATGATTCTTAAATTTTTTACTGATTACAAAAATAAAAAAATACGGCTTTTCATTGCTACCCTTATCATTGCTCCAGCTTTATATGCAATAATAAACAACGATAGCAAAAAAAGTACCTCTTTGCCCAATTTTATTTCAGAAGAAAAAGCACAAAAACCAAATCCTAATAAAATAAAAATAGATGAAATAACCGCAGCAAAAAAAGCAGCCAAAGGCTTTTTCAGTAACCTTAGATTCGCTGATAATTTTTATGATGCAACCCAACTCTCATTCAAAGATAGTCAAGAAAAGGACCACACACTTTCTGAATTTACTGGAAAACCAATGCTTGTCAATATATGGGCTATTTGGTGTATGCCATGCCGAGCGGAAATGCCAGAATTAGCGCAATTACAACGAGAAATGGGTGGAGATAATTTTGATGTTATAGCAATTAATATCGATCACTCAGCTCCTTTTGAGAAAATTCAAAATTTCTTACGTGACGTCAACGCAGATAATTTAATTTATTACCGTGATAAAACAACAAACATTTTAAAAATCCTTCGTAAACAAGGGCTTGCTTTTGGACTACCCGTTACCTTATTGCTAAATAAGGATGGTCATCTCATTGCCTCCTTCAATGGTGCGGCCCCATGGGCTAATGATGACGCCAAAGCACTAATAAGAGCTGTCATTGAAAAAACGCTATAA